The genomic interval GAAACGACACGCAGAGCGAGGCGACAAGGGTGGCGGTGGTAGTACTACAGGGGCAGCAACAACTGGCTCTACCACTGGTGTTCTCTTCAACGCTTCCCTTGGGACTAGCAACAATGCACATCTCAGTCTTAACAGCAATCTTGCTTTACCTGTTACTCCGTCTACTCAGTCGCTACTTTCCGTAGCCGATGAACGTAACCATAGTAACCTTCAATCCACTGCATCCGCTCCAACGGGATTGCTTGATCCTTCCGCATTGTCTTCTTCGACGATGATATCTAAGACCGTCGAAGACCAAGCAGTTGACGATGATCCGGTAGGCAGATAATTAAACCTTCGTTATCGATTGCATACTGAAGCGGGTTGCATTTGAATATCTGGATCTTGCAAAAACAGGTGTTTCaacgataatttttttttaaatctaggATGTGTCATATTTCTCAGCTGGCGCTGAAGGAGGCAACACTATGCTGGATGAATTGGATGGAGCAGGTGGAAGTTTGTCTTATGCACCTGGTACTCCGCAATACCACAAAGTTCGATTAGAAATGGAACAAATCCATGTCAGTTCACGTTGTGTACATCGTGTTGTGGGAAGTTTTTACTGATtgcttttttttaacttgttcCAGGCTAAAGTCAATAAAACACGCGAATCAATACGAGACGAACAAACTTCTCGCGATGAAAATGTGAATGAATATCTCCGTTTGGCTTCCCAGGCCGACAAGCAGCAACAGATCCGCTTGAAagctgtttttgaaaaaaagaacaccAAGTCTGCTCAGCAGATGCAAGTACTGCAACGTAAACTGGATACTTACCAAAGTCGACTCAAAGCTCTTGAAGCTCAAGGGATTCCTCGAAATCACGGACATCGGGCACCCAAGCAAGTCCTTCGTGGCGTAGGCATGGGAATAAAGTGAGTCTAACTCTTTTCACTTCCCTTCTGTGGTACCACCGTAGAAATCTGAGACAAATCTAAGATGTCTTTCACGATAGAACTGTTATGTCAAAACCGAGAGAATTCGCTCACCTGATACGAAACAAGTTTGGCAGTGCCGACAACATTAATCAAATACGTGCAGTGGAAAACACATCAAGCTCGGCTGCACCAGAAGACGCTTTTGTCGTTTCACCGGCCCCAGTCAATAATATGAGTGCTGGAAATTCGAATTCTCTTCCTGGCCATGGAGCCGTATCACAGGTAACGGTTTAATCAACGTTGCTTTCAAATGTATAATTTTTGCATGTCTTTTAGACAATTGGATCCTCCGCGATCGTTCCTGCTACCAGCCAGGGTTCGGGAGGTGGTAAGTACACATCGGAAGAAGGATCAGAGTGTGGCAGTTCAGTCACCAGCGAAAGCATGGCCGGAGGCTTGCATATGTCTCCTAGACACAATGTCGTCGGAACAAATTTAGGGCTGAGTATGGGATTGGAGTCTTTCTTTCAAGAGCTTCAAGAAAGAAGGGAAGAAGTTGATCGGCTGCGTGAGGAAATGGAACAAGTCAAGGTgattttgtaaatttaatcGTCTTCATTACTAGATCCTAACCCAAAATTATATTGTGATGCAGGTGCATCTTCAGCAGGAGGTGTCCTTCGTTAGCGCTGCCCTACAAGAAGAGCGGTTCCGGGTAGAGCGCTTAGAAGAACAAATCAATGATTTAACTGAATTGCACCAGAACGAGGTTGGcaaaaaagaaccaaaaattTATTGCTAAGCATAATAAAATGTTGGCATCCTTCAATAACACAATGACCTGAATGTTTAAGGTGGAGAATCTCAAACAAAATATTGCCGATATGGAAGAAAAAGTACAATACCAATCCGAAGAGAGACTGAGAGATATCCATGACTTGTTGGACAGCTGTCATACCCGAGTAAATGAAATCTGTGGATTTTCTCGTCGTTTTGCCTTCATTCTTTAAgcgttttttcctttttagatTTCGAAAGTGGAACATCAAGCCCAGCACCAGCAGCATGTTAGTCTGGAAGGGATTGAAAACTCCAATGCTCGGGCTGTTCTTGTCAAATTCATCAACATGGCCTTAACTTTGCTTCAACTAGTGCTAGTCGTCGTTTCAACTTCAGCAAACATAATCGCTCCGTTTCTAAAGACAAGGTGAATTGATGAAATCAGTattttgaataaattaaaGCTTAAATATTGGTCGAATTTTTAGGTTGCGCGTATTAACAACCTGCATATTAGCGTTTCTGTTTGCTTTTGTAGTCAAGCAGTGGCCGGATCTGGAAGATTTGGGATCACATCTAATCCAACATTGGAAATCCGCGCTAAGATCATAGACGATTCCACAAGGAGAATTAGAAACTGCGATTTTAAGAGAAATGATTGGGGGGAGGGGCGCGTTTATTAAAGATGTAACCGAACTGATGGATTCCATTTTACGTTTCCACGTTAACGGAAATAAATACTCGTCACTGTGATGGATGCACTGTATGGGACATGATTTTTTGGAATTTGTACTTTATAATTACAGGACCGGACTATATTAATGTCTCGTCAATTCCTTTTGCAAATTTTAGTTGGCATACCAACTTTCTTAGAAACAATTGAGATGTGTCCTCCCAATGAACTCATATTTAACCTGTATTCTTCGGAAGTTTGCCTATTTGTTACTCGCCAAAAGTGTTGTAAAAATCAATACATGTTTGGCTACTTTCACAACGACAAGTTGTTTATTTGATCATTTTCGGATTCTGACGTCCATTCATCATTACTCTTTTCTTCCCGTTTGCTTGGATTTCAGCGTTGCGGCTTGGACTGCCTCCATCAGACTTGAGCGAAATCCAGATTTTTCCAGGAAATAAACCGCTTGAATAGTGGATCCTGCTCAATATTGTTATCAGtaaaaaataacagaaaaaaaaggaaagaaatttaattaataGAATAGGctgattgatttgatttaagaTGGGTTTTTCCTACCGGCAGGACTACAAACGTCGTCTTTCAATGCACCAGGATGGCGCCCGGTTTCAAGGACCATTTTCGCAGCACCAATCAATGTCTGTGCTGAGAGTTTGTACGCTAGGTCCCTAGGAATTCCCATTTTTACGCCTGTGTGGTATGATATATACGTTGTGGTTTACGTAGACACACTCAATTAGTTATTTGTCTTCTTAAATTACCTCCGTCGGCCAAGGCTTCCATAGCTATGTACATCTAAATGGAAGAAGTTATCGTTACTACTATTTCCTATAAATCTCACTGACGATGATGAAAAGCAGCATTTGATGTTTCATGCTGCTAACAAGCGTTACAATAATCAAGCACCTAACGAATGAAATTACATAACCATTTGGAGAGAAGTGACAGAGAGAAGCTGCATATTTGGGAAATGTGACGAGGAGGGGAAGGCTTGGGAACACCAAATCCGACATCAGTTTTTTTCTAATACGGAGTAGGTAAAATACGTACATGAAAAGCTCAGTCATATACCTATAGCTTTTTGCACGTAAATTGTTCCATAATTCCAAAATCGTTAAAACGCAGTACAGTTCTTTGCACAATATTCAGTCGTGGGTTAAAGTATATTTCACAGTTGCTTTTTTTCGCAGTTCTTTCCCCGTGCTTTGTCTACTACTGCACCACCTCGGCCTAgctaaaaaaagaggaaggcAGAGATTCTATAGAGAGAATTCATAATACGGCTAGGAAACGGTAGTAGAATTTGAACATCCACACtttgaaatctttgaaaataatgaaatattttatttatttatttcacgAGCGTAACATGCTGTTTGGTCGCGAAGTAAACTCTCTCCGACAGGTGGGGactattcctttttttgcaaCTCATGGATATTTTTGCGAATTTTGCTACTATGAGGGCTTACTATGAATAGGCAAATTGCGCAGAAAGTTACCTGCAGCAATTAACTTCTTAAAGCGCTTTTTCCCACTGATGAAGGCAGATGTACTGGAGAGTActattgtcttttttttataaaatttttttcgatCCGGCAACATGTTTGATAGGGTAGAACATAGCTGTGTCGTGTAACTAACTGatataaaattattaaatcACTGCGTCTCTGGCTTATGTTAGCGTCCATACAGGAGCCGTACTAATGTAAGCACACATTGCCGAATGGGCATCCTTATAAGTTATGTCATCACTTATCATACAAACTACACTAATCATTCTACATATACAGATATGTGTATACATTATATCAtgtaattaaaataattacaattttaaatataaagaTATTTTTTACATACGTAGGCTGGGCCTGATCCAGAAAGGCCTGTGCATGCGTCAATAAGCCTATccagaagaaaaggaaaaatatgcTGGCTCATTCAAGCTAGTAAATATAATGATTCACAACATGTCACAGTAATGTTACTATGTCACTTACACTTCCGGAACTTCCTCACAAAGACCCACAGCTGTGAATAAGCGCTTGGTCAACGTCGCATCTTCAGATCTCGTAGACGTTCCGCAGCTAAACACGCTCGCCCCAGAACGAACTAAAACCTGCGTTATATCTGATTATGTACATAATGACAAATAACAGAACAATAGTGTACCGTACAGGCGTATTTGGCATTACACGGATGACTCTTGTTTTCCTTGGCAGCATCTATATACAACATTTTACGCTAATATATAATTAACTAACTTAGAATATGCTATTATTTAGATTTACTATGCACTAAAGCTTCACGACTGTGTGTTTCATAAGCTCAGAGGCATAGTGAATATCATTTACTCATTTATCGGTACCTAGAGAAACTTGGCAATGCCACGATTGGGATACACACACCTGTTCAAGATTTATCAAAGGAATGCCCATGGCGATGGATACAATAAGATTGTCACTATTTACCACCTAATGAGGGTAGAATCaacatttagaatttttttcgcTGTACTTGTTGGTAAAGCGTATTAAATACTGTACAGTACCGGATTTATTTCTGTGAGCACTTTTGGAACCAAAGGAGGCTTTGTCGCGACAATAATTACATCTGCCTGCTCGACGACCTACAACACAAATGCCTAATTGAATCTGAATTGTAACGAGTGTCATTTTCATGGACTACCTGCGCGTTTTCATGTGTAGTGGAACAACCAATGGCCTCGAATCGCGATTGGGAAATACAAAGAAGTTAAAATAGAACTGCATAAAACAAGTAGATACAGCCATGTAATTTGTCCGTAAAGCTTACCGAGAATTCCTCGATGAACATTGAATCTATCCTAGGGGAACTTCCAATTATATTTTCAGATCGTGTGATCCCTAGTTATGCCAAAAATGCCGTCAATTAAGCTGTTGAGCACTCGACGTTTTAGgcaaaaaattataaacatACATAAGATTTAGTTATCTGGAAGTAAGGTCTCTTTACCAGACGCGATAAATCCTTTAGCTAATGCCTGGGCCATCTTTCCACAACCAATGAATCCAATTCGAAGAGTCTTTTCTTTAATCATTcctgaaatgaaaattaaatcCAGAAAACACAAATGTTTTGCAGTAGCACAAAGAAATTCCCGTACATCGGCAGTCAACCTACTCTAAGAAACTGGGACCGAGAAAAAAACCAGTTGAAACAGATGGCCTGCGGAAATGGACTGCAACCTtcgagagaaaaaataaataaataaaaagcggttgtgtatgtttattttattttgttttagctGTCCCATAGCCGCCGGCTTAAAACTTGGCTTGTTCTGCAGGCTGGCCAATATAAAGCTGGTACAGTGCCGTTAACTACAGTGGTTCAGTTCTATAACTAAGCACCCGATTTTAGagccacctatcgtcggttctttcgTCCCTCAATttttgacggtcttagaataactttaccgcctattattattaactgggtcattgaaccgatgtacaacattgcctaaaaagataaaaccaattacattaatatttttttgcatgttttaaaaggcaaaacccattcattcccgccatataaaatcgatatagttcataatacggccaacggtggcgctgaaacacggcaaagaaaaatcggttcgataaccgagccggttccatagctaggcggttctataactggaccggcactgtatcgTATTTGACGGCTAATTTCCGATTTGAAAGGCAGGGCTGCGTAGCGTAAGAACGTATTCTCACAGATAAAACTGTTCACAAGTAAAATTCCACTAATAAAATCGATCATTGACACTTATGCTCTTTAATAAATTGTTGCAGAAGCACAATGTTTTACAAGTAAAAATGTTCATTAGAACCTTTATtaatcaaatcattttcacAAATACAATGTTGCATTAGTAAATATAACCACAAGTAAAATtaactttttgaaagaaaattataaatagttcataattaaaatgtttcaGTTGTAATAAATATCACGGATAAAATGGTGCGTATTTAAATTGTAATACAAGTAAAATGTTGTTCATTTGTAATAAATGTCATAGATAAAACAGTgcatttgtaaaaagtatctAAAGTAAAATGTTTCACATATAATtaatattataaaaaaaatgaaccatAGATAACGAGTTTCATAAGTAATAATtcgaaattaaatttttgcacaagtaaaaaaaattttttagaaaCAAATTTAGAAATAATTTATAAGTAAAATGTTGTAATTGTAATACATGATATAGATAAAattgtgcatttttttttagtattacAAGTAAAATGTTTCACATGTAATTTATgctacaaataaaattaaccATTGATAACAAGTTGCGTAAGTAATAATTCATCAGTAAGTTTTTGTAAGTATTCTGTAGAATATTGTAGCATTGTAACAACTGTTCAGTAGTAACAGTAGTCAGGACTCGCACAACGTTGCCGTTGTACGTCCGTCGTATTCCATTACCATGAAGCATGAAGCCGTCAACGTTAATGTCAAGTCGTCAAGTGCGTCAACCGTCAATAACCGATAGTAATGTGTTTGGGGCATGGATTCATGGGTCTATGAAGAAAGCAGATGAACATCACATGTTGCAGCAGCATCTGGAGAGAGAAGAACAGACGTGGTCTGTTGAGTGAAATAGTGCAAGTTCCTTCAAGAGACTCCCTACAACCCAACTTACCTGTCTGAAACAATAAGTGACTGACATTTTGCAGTAGCAGTGGAATATGGAACCATTCATTGTAGCTGTTTTCTATGTTGTTTGTTCAGTAGCTACGTAGAAAagctaaaattaaaaattgcttGTGGAATGTAATCTTGGCATCACTATTGATCTTGGTACTCCTCAATTGTAtgccaaagagaaaaatgcAAATTAGAACCTGACAGACAAGAAACTGCAAGAAGAGGTTAGTCATTATTTACTGTTTGTTtatcttttgttgttttagaGTATCTTCTTCAACGTCAAAATGACACATGTGGTTGAGGCCATTGACT from Daphnia magna isolate NIES unplaced genomic scaffold, ASM2063170v1.1 Dm_contigs117, whole genome shotgun sequence carries:
- the LOC116920885 gene encoding transmembrane and coiled-coil domains protein 2; its protein translation is MDKFQEIHGKTTHTMETSYTSSSRGPSPSRPSSVTCNTATTINSQGSNNGRKALEMSTNMKSGRRKSPVLSKRHAERGDKGGGGSTTGAATTGSTTGVLFNASLGTSNNAHLSLNSNLALPVTPSTQSLLSVADERNHSNLQSTASAPTGLLDPSALSSSTMISKTVEDQAVDDDPDVSYFSAGAEGGNTMLDELDGAGGSLSYAPGTPQYHKVRLEMEQIHAKVNKTRESIRDEQTSRDENVNEYLRLASQADKQQQIRLKAVFEKKNTKSAQQMQVLQRKLDTYQSRLKALEAQGIPRNHGHRAPKQVLRGVGMGIKTVMSKPREFAHLIRNKFGSADNINQIRAVENTSSSAAPEDAFVVSPAPVNNMSAGNSNSLPGHGAVSQTIGSSAIVPATSQGSGGGKYTSEEGSECGSSVTSESMAGGLHMSPRHNVVGTNLGLSMGLESFFQELQERREEVDRLREEMEQVKVHLQQEVSFVSAALQEERFRVERLEEQINDLTELHQNEVENLKQNIADMEEKVQYQSEERLRDIHDLLDSCHTRISKVEHQAQHQQHVSLEGIENSNARAVLVKFINMALTLLQLVLVVVSTSANIIAPFLKTRLRVLTTCILAFLFAFVVKQWPDLEDLGSHLIQHWKSALRS
- the LOC116920887 gene encoding pyrroline-5-carboxylate reductase 2 isoform X6, producing MFIEEFSAIGCSTTHENAQVVEQADVIIVATKPPLVPKVLTEINPVVNSDNLIVSIAMGIPLINLEQVCVSQSWHCQVSLDAAKENKSHPCNAKYACTVLVRSGASVFSCGTSTRSEDATLTKRLFTAVGLCEEVPEVLIDACTGLSGSGPAYMYIAMEALADGGVKMGIPRDLAYKLSAQTLIGAAKMVLETGRHPGALKDDVCSPAGSTIQAVYFLEKSGFRSSLMEAVQAATLKSKQTGRKE
- the LOC116920887 gene encoding pyrroline-5-carboxylate reductase 2 isoform X5 — translated: MIKEKTLRIGFIGCGKMAQALAKGFIASGITRSENIIGSSPRIDSMFIEEFSAIGCSTTHENAQVVEQADVIIVATKPPLVPKVLTEINPVVNSDNLIVSIAMGIPLINLEQMLPRKTRVIRVMPNTPVLVRSGASVFSCGTSTRSEDATLTKRLFTAVGLCEEVPEVLIDACTGLSGSGPAYMYIAMEALADGGVKMGIPRDLAYKLSAQTLIGAAKMVLETGRHPGALKDDVCSPAGSTIQAVYFLEKSGFRSSLMEAVQAATLKSKQTGRKE
- the LOC116920887 gene encoding pyrroline-5-carboxylate reductase 3 isoform X1; this translates as MIKEKTLRIGFIGCGKMAQALAKGFIASGITRSENIIGSSPRIDSMFIEEFSAIGCSTTHENAQVVEQADVIIVATKPPLVPKVLTEINPVVNSDNLIVSIAMGIPLINLEQVCVSQSWHCQVSLDAAKENKSHPCNAKYACTVLVRSGASVFSCGTSTRSEDATLTKRLFTAVGLCEEVPEVLIDACTGLSGSGPAYMYIAMEALADGGVKMGIPRDLAYKLSAQTLIGAAKMVLETGRHPGALKDDVCSPAGSTIQAVYFLEKSGFRSSLMEAVQAATLKSKQTGRKE
- the LOC116920887 gene encoding pyrroline-5-carboxylate reductase 2 isoform X3, with amino-acid sequence MIKEKTLRIGFIGCGKMAQALAKGFIASGITRSENIIGSSPRIDSMFIEEFSAIGCSTTHENAQVVEQADVIIVATKPPLVPKVLTEINPVVNSDNLIVSIAMGIPLINLEQRKMLYIDAAKENKSHPCNAKYACTVLVRSGASVFSCGTSTRSEDATLTKRLFTAVGLCEEVPEVLIDACTGLSGSGPAYMYIAMEALADGGVKMGIPRDLAYKLSAQTLIGAAKMVLETGRHPGALKDDVCSPAGSTIQAVYFLEKSGFRSSLMEAVQAATLKSKQTGRKE
- the LOC116920887 gene encoding pyrroline-5-carboxylate reductase 2 isoform X4 → MIKEKTLRIGFIGCGKMAQALAKGFIASGITRSENIIGSSPRIDSMFIEEFSAIGCSTTHENAQVVEQADVIIVATKPPLVPKVLTEINPVVNSDNLIVSIAMGIPLINLEQRKMLYIDAAKENKSHPCNAKYAFRSGASVFSCGTSTRSEDATLTKRLFTAVGLCEEVPEVLIDACTGLSGSGPAYMYIAMEALADGGVKMGIPRDLAYKLSAQTLIGAAKMVLETGRHPGALKDDVCSPAGSTIQAVYFLEKSGFRSSLMEAVQAATLKSKQTGRKE
- the LOC116920887 gene encoding pyrroline-5-carboxylate reductase 2 isoform X2, producing the protein MIKEKTLRIGFIGCGKMAQALAKGFIASGITRSENIIGSSPRIDSMFIEEFSAIGCSTTHENAQVVEQADVIIVATKPPLVPKVLTEINPVVNSDNLIVSIAMGIPLINLEQVCVSQSWHCQVSLDAAKENKSHPCNAKYAFRSGASVFSCGTSTRSEDATLTKRLFTAVGLCEEVPEVLIDACTGLSGSGPAYMYIAMEALADGGVKMGIPRDLAYKLSAQTLIGAAKMVLETGRHPGALKDDVCSPAGSTIQAVYFLEKSGFRSSLMEAVQAATLKSKQTGRKE